A DNA window from Castanea sativa cultivar Marrone di Chiusa Pesio chromosome 7, ASM4071231v1 contains the following coding sequences:
- the LOC142642773 gene encoding uncharacterized protein LOC142642773 produces MDPNTALELVKQGVTLLLLDVPQYTLLGIDTQMFSVGPAFKGIKMIPPASHFLYYASSTRDGKDFSPIIGFFIHAAPSEVIVRRWDQQQERLVKVSEEEEERYCQAVKSLEFDRQLGPYNLSQYGDWKHLSNYITKSIIERIEPIGGEITVACESGIVTNAPKTAMEKALDEQMKSSKFLTSVDNSQSRRCYYTSIPRVIKQKGIHGQELTSLNIDKTQLLESLLIKDYGSSEDVLLGELQFAYIAFLMGQSLEGFLQWKALVNLLFGCIEAPFRTRTQLFTKFIKVIYYQLKFGLEKDHTDTSGAATGVSALLDDSWLSADSFLHHLCKGFFSSMLDASSVDGQLLSWTRKFKELLENNLGWEFQLNSAVDGICFKEDDEFAPVVEMLDDPSCN; encoded by the exons aTGGATCCGAACACAGCATTAGAGCTCGTAAAGCAGGGCGTTACACTTCTCCTCCTCGATGTTCCTCAATACACTCTCCTCGGCATCGATACTCAG ATGTTTTCTGTTGGGCCTGCTTTTAAGGGCATCAAGATGATTCCTCCTGcttctcattttctttattatgcTTCATCCACCAG AGATGGCAAGGATTTCTCACCAATTATTGGTTTCTTTATCCACGCTGCTCCTTCTGAG GTAATTGTTCGTAGGTGGGATCAACAACAGGAAAGATTGGTCAAAGTATCCGAAGAAGAG GAAGAGAGATATTGTCAAGCAGTCAAAAGTTTGGAGTTTGACAGACAACTTGGTCCTTACAATCTAAGCCAGTATGGAGATTGGAAGCATTTATCAAATTACATTACGAAGAGCATTATTGAACGGATTG AACCCATTGGAGGAGAGATCACTGTTGCATGTGAATCAGGGATTGTTACAAACGCTCCTAAAACAGCAATGGAGAAAGCACTAGATGAGCAGATGAAGTCTAGTAAGTTCTTAACATCAGTGGACAATTCTCAGAGCAGAAGATGTTACTATACATCAATTCCCCGTGTTATCAAGCAAAAAGGAATACATGGGCAAGAACTTACTTCCTTGAACATTGACAAG ACACAATTGTTAGAAAGTTTGCTGATAAAGGATTATGGGAGTTCTGAAGATGTACTTCTTGGAGAGCTGCAATTTGCATATATTGCATTTTTG ATGGGACAATCACTTGAAGGATTTCTACAGTGGAAAGCTTTGGTTAACCTTTTATTTGGATGTATTGAAGCT CCTTTTCGTACAAGGACTCAACTATTCACAAAG TTCATTAAGGTTATCTACTATCAATTGAAATTTGGGCTTGAGAAAGATCATACAGATACCAGTGGTGCAGCAACAGGGGTATCCGCACTATTGGATGATTCATGGTTATCGGCTGACAGCTTTTTACACCATCTTTGCAAG GGCTTCTTTTCATCGATGCTAGATGCCTCATCTGTTGATGGACAACTGCTGTCATGG ACGAGGAAATTTAAAGAGCTGCTTGAGAACAATCTCGGGTGGGAGTTTCAGCTGAACAGCGCAGTTGATGGAATATGCTTTAAAGAAGATGACGAG TTTGCTCCAGTAGTAGAGATGTTGGATGACCCAAGTTGTAATTAG
- the LOC142643887 gene encoding uncharacterized protein LOC142643887, translated as MENLDHNNESGSNPKRTRIEVDVANLPTDPGLRIKICNYHPNERDQIRRHYLQNKPCQPVDHDFPQSQFGKTKRRFNPVWFKDYPSWLEYSITKDAAYCLFCYLFRPDTGDQGGGDSFVTEGFRNWKKKEKLQNHVGDHNSAHNIAQRKCEALLNQRQSIQTVINKQSDVEKREYRTRLNASVDCICFLLRQGLAFRGHDESKDSNNQGNFLELLRFLANHNEEIDKAVLENAPENHQMTSPDIQKEIANVAAVETINAIIKDIGDSLFAIIVDESRDMSTKEQMAIALRYVDKLGHVNERFLGITHVNNTSAVTLKSAIEEVFNKHSLSISRLRGQGYDGASNMRGELNGLKTLILKDNPYAYYVHCFAHQLQLTLVAVAKNHIQIATFFNLVAKVFNIVGASCKRHDILREKRNAEVIEALKNNEISTGRGLNQEMSLKRPADTRWSSHYGALVNIIHMFSSVIDVIETIIEDGLDSDQRAEANILIGLLQTFEFVFDLHLMKGVLGISNELSQALQRKDQDIVNAMKLVDISKERLQVMRDDGWNSLLEEVSAFCAKNNIDVPDMDDFYQSRPRRKAQNMKNSHHYQVELFYTVIDMQLQELNSRFENSELLLCVACLNPDNLFSAFNKEKLIRLAQFYPSDFSTVQVSFLDNQLETYIHDMRSSEEFSELKGIGQLAEKMVEMKKNVSYPLVYSLVTLALILPVATATVERAFSAMNIIKNRLRNRIGDQWMNDCLVTYIEKDIFKTIECEEIMQRFQNMKNRRGQLSKIS; from the coding sequence ATGGAGAATCTTGATCATAATAATGAGTCCGGATCAAATCCTAAACGAACTCGTATCGAAGTGGATGTTGCAAATCTTCCCACGGATCCtggtttaagaataaaaatttgtaactatcaTCCTAATGAAAGAGATCAAATTAGAAGgcattatctacaaaataaaccttGTCAACCAGTTGATCATGATTTTCCACAAAGTCAATTTGGCAAAACAAAGCGTCGATTTAATCCAGTGTGGTTCAAAGACTATCCTAGTTGGTTGGAATATAGCATTACGAAAGATGCTGCATATTGTCTATTTTGTTATCTATTTCGACCTGATACTGGTGATCAAGGAGGGGGAGACTCATTTGTTACTGAAGGATTCAGAAATtggaaaaagaaggagaaattACAGAATCACGTTGGGGACCACAACAGTGCACATAATATAGCTCAAAGAAAATGTGAAGCTTTGTTAAACCAGAGACAAAGTATTCAAACAGTTATAAACAAGCAATCGGATGTCGAGAAAAGGGAATATCGAACTCGTTTGAATGCATCAGTGGATTGTATTTGTTTTCTACTACGGCAAGGATTAGCATTTCGTGGCCATGATGAATCTAAAGACTCCAATAATCAAggaaattttcttgaattattaCGGTTTCTTGCAAATCACAATGAAGAAATTGATAAGGCAGTCCTCGAAAATGCTCCTGAAAATCATCAAATGACCTCTCCTgatatccaaaaagaaatagcCAATGTTGCAGCCGTTGAGACAATAAATGCTATTATTAAAGATATTGGAGACTCATTATTTGCTATTATAGTTGATGAATCACGTGATATGTCTACTAAAGAACAAATGGCGATTGCTTTGCGTTATGTGGACAAACTGGGACATGTGAATGAGCGCTTTTTAGGCATTACACATGTTAATAATACATCAGCAGTGACACTAAAGAGTGCAATTGAGGAGGTATTTAATAAACATAGCTTAAGCATTAGTAGATTGCGGGGACAAGGCTACGACGGGGCAAGCAACATGCGAGGTGAGTTAAATGGACTAAAAACTCTTATTTTGAAAGATAATCCTTATGCCTATTATGTCCATTGCTTTGCACATCAGCTTCAACTAACATTAGTTGCAGTAGCAAAAAATCACATCCAGATTGCAACCTTTTTTAACTTGGTTGCAAAGGTATTCAATATTGTTGGAGCATCATGCAAACGTCATGATATTCTTCGTGAAAAACGTAATGCTGAAGTTATAGAAgcactaaaaaataatgaaatttcaaCTGGTCGTGGCTTGAATCAAGAAATGAGTCTAAAAAGACCTGCAGATACACGTTGGAGTTCTCATTATGGTGCACTTGTTAATATTATTCACATGTTTTCTTCTGTAATTGATGTGATTGAAACTATTATAGAAGATGGTTTAGATTCTGATCAGAGAGCAGAAGCAAATATCTTAATTGGTTTACTCCAAACATTTGAATTCGTGTTTGATTTACATTTGATGAAAGGTGTGCTTGGCATAAGTAATGAGTTGTCACAGGCATTACAACGAAAAGATCAAGATATTGTGAATGCTATGAAGTTGGTTGACATTTCAAAGGAACGTTTACAGGTCATGAGAGATGATGGGTGGAACTCTTTGCTAGAGGAGGTTTCTGCATTTTgtgcaaaaaataatattgatgttCCTGATATGGATGATTTTTATCAATCTCGGCCACGACGAAAAgctcaaaacatgaaaaattcaCATCATTATCAAGTGGAGCTTTTTTATACTGTTATAGATATGCAACTTCAGGAACTCAATAGTCGTTTTGAAAATTCTGAATTATTACTTTGTGTTGCATGTTTGAACCCAGATAACTTATTTTCAGCATTCAACAAGGAGAAATTAATTCGGCTTGCTCAGTTTTATCCAAGTGATTTTTCAACAGTTCAAGTTTCTTTCTTAGATAACCAACTTGAGACATACATCCATGACATGCGGTCCTCTGAAGAGTTTTCAGAACTTAAAGGAATTGGACAGCTTGCTGAAAAGAtggtagaaatgaaaaagaatgttTCATATCCATTGGTTTACTCATTAGTGACTTTGGCATTGATCTTACCAGTTGCAACAGCTACTGTTGAAAGAGCTTTTTCAGCaatgaacataattaaaaatcgaTTACGCAATCGAATAGgagatcagtggatgaatgattgcttagtCACATATATTGAGAAAGATATATTCAAGACTATTGAGTGTGAAGAAATTATGCAgcggtttcaaaatatgaaaaatcgtcGAGGGCAATTGAGTAAAATAAGCTag